In Rhodamnia argentea isolate NSW1041297 chromosome 11, ASM2092103v1, whole genome shotgun sequence, one genomic interval encodes:
- the LOC115736312 gene encoding probable protein phosphatase 2C 60 isoform X2: protein MLSRLLNFLRACWRPSSDRYVHTGSDLGGRQDGLLWYKDTGQHLNGDFSMAVVQANNLLEDQSQIESGSLSFLDSGPYGTFIGVYDGHGGPETSRFINDHLFQNLKMFATEQESMSVDAIRKAYQATEEGFFSLVTKQWPMKPQIAAVGSCCLVGVISGGTLYIANLGDSRAVLGRAVKATGEVLAIQLSSEHNVCIESVRQEMHSLHPDDSQIVVLKHKVWRVKGLIQVSRSIGDVYLKKAEFNRAPLYSKFRLREPFRRPILSSDPSISVHDLQPLDQFVIFASDGLWEHLNNQEAVDIVQNHPRNDLLQH, encoded by the exons ATGTTATCGAGGTTGTTAAATTTTCTGAGGGCTTGCTGGCGGCCGTCCTCGGACCGTTATGTGCACACGGGTTCGGATTTAGGGGGCCGGCAAGATGGACTTCTTTGGTACAAAGACACTGGGCAGCACTTGAATGGGGACTTCTCAATGGCGGTTGTTCAGGCCAATAATTTGCTCGAAGATCAGAGCCAGATCGAGTCAGGCTCCTTGAGTTTTCTTGACTCAGGTCCTTATGGCACCTTCATTGGAGTGTATGATGGCCATGGTGGACCTGAGACATCGCGTTTCATTAATGATCACCTCTTCCAGAATCTGAAGA TGTTTGCAACTGAGCAAGAATCTATGTCCGTAGATGCTATTAGGAAGGCTTACCAAGCAACGGAAGAGGGATTCTTCTCTCTTGTTACTAAACAATGGCCCATGAAGCCCCAGATTGCTGCTGTTGGATCGTGCTGCCTGGTTGGTGTTATTTCTGGTGGGACGCTCTACATTGCCAACTTGGGCGATTCTCGGGCTGTTCTGGGTAGGGCTGTAAAGGCGACCGGCGAGGTCCTCGCCATCCAGCTTTCATCAGAGCATAATGTGTGTATAGAGTCCGTTCGGCAGGAGATGCATTCTTTGCATCCAGATGACTCTCAAATCGTGGTCTTAAAGCATAAAGTATGGCGTGTAAAGGGCCTCATACAG GTTTCTAGATCCATTGGTGATGTGTATCTGAAGAAGGCTGAGTTCAACAGGGCGCCTTTATATTCCAAGTTTCGCCTTCGCGAACCTTTTAGAAGGCCAATTTTAAGTTCTGATCCATCTATATCAGTGCATGATCTCCAGCCTCTTGATCAGTTTGTGATATTTGCTTCTGATGGACTGTGGGAGCACCTTAACAACCAAGAAGCAGTTGATATAGTTCAAAATCATCCCCGTAAT GACTTGCTCCAACATTGA
- the LOC115736312 gene encoding probable protein phosphatase 2C 60 isoform X1, whose translation MLSRLLNFLRACWRPSSDRYVHTGSDLGGRQDGLLWYKDTGQHLNGDFSMAVVQANNLLEDQSQIESGSLSFLDSGPYGTFIGVYDGHGGPETSRFINDHLFQNLKMFATEQESMSVDAIRKAYQATEEGFFSLVTKQWPMKPQIAAVGSCCLVGVISGGTLYIANLGDSRAVLGRAVKATGEVLAIQLSSEHNVCIESVRQEMHSLHPDDSQIVVLKHKVWRVKGLIQVSRSIGDVYLKKAEFNRAPLYSKFRLREPFRRPILSSDPSISVHDLQPLDQFVIFASDGLWEHLNNQEAVDIVQNHPRNGIARRLVKAALQEAAKKREMRYSDLKKIDRGVRRHFHDDITVIVVFLDSNLVSRASSTKGPTVSLRGGGIPAKTLAPCATPVEV comes from the exons ATGTTATCGAGGTTGTTAAATTTTCTGAGGGCTTGCTGGCGGCCGTCCTCGGACCGTTATGTGCACACGGGTTCGGATTTAGGGGGCCGGCAAGATGGACTTCTTTGGTACAAAGACACTGGGCAGCACTTGAATGGGGACTTCTCAATGGCGGTTGTTCAGGCCAATAATTTGCTCGAAGATCAGAGCCAGATCGAGTCAGGCTCCTTGAGTTTTCTTGACTCAGGTCCTTATGGCACCTTCATTGGAGTGTATGATGGCCATGGTGGACCTGAGACATCGCGTTTCATTAATGATCACCTCTTCCAGAATCTGAAGA TGTTTGCAACTGAGCAAGAATCTATGTCCGTAGATGCTATTAGGAAGGCTTACCAAGCAACGGAAGAGGGATTCTTCTCTCTTGTTACTAAACAATGGCCCATGAAGCCCCAGATTGCTGCTGTTGGATCGTGCTGCCTGGTTGGTGTTATTTCTGGTGGGACGCTCTACATTGCCAACTTGGGCGATTCTCGGGCTGTTCTGGGTAGGGCTGTAAAGGCGACCGGCGAGGTCCTCGCCATCCAGCTTTCATCAGAGCATAATGTGTGTATAGAGTCCGTTCGGCAGGAGATGCATTCTTTGCATCCAGATGACTCTCAAATCGTGGTCTTAAAGCATAAAGTATGGCGTGTAAAGGGCCTCATACAG GTTTCTAGATCCATTGGTGATGTGTATCTGAAGAAGGCTGAGTTCAACAGGGCGCCTTTATATTCCAAGTTTCGCCTTCGCGAACCTTTTAGAAGGCCAATTTTAAGTTCTGATCCATCTATATCAGTGCATGATCTCCAGCCTCTTGATCAGTTTGTGATATTTGCTTCTGATGGACTGTGGGAGCACCTTAACAACCAAGAAGCAGTTGATATAGTTCAAAATCATCCCCGTAAT GGAATTGCTCGGAGGCTTGTGAAAGCTGCCTTGCAGGAAGCGGCgaagaaaagagagatgagGTACTCCGACTTGAAGAAAATTGACCGTGGTGTCCGCAGACATTTCCACGACGACATCACAGTCATTGTTGTATTTCTCGACTCGAATTTAGTCAGCAGAGCCAGCTCAACCAAAGGACCCACCGTGTCCTTGAGAGGGGGAGGTATACCTGCAAAAACTCTGGCCCCCTGTGCAACACCAGTGGAAGTTTAG
- the LOC115736455 gene encoding probable serine/threonine-protein kinase PBL11 yields the protein MGGSPGSSPTPMRAQDKPGLSHWTNVLGVMIIAMSVLLTGVTFYFFFRRKLLPAITRRCRRWTTSKAGSNLEDEKILLRRFQLEELVRATNNFSKECLVGSGTFGNVYRGTFHDEGMLAIKKPHADSYQSVEEFRNEVRLLSKVRHRNLVSLVGFCEEPGAREAKMLVYEYVPNGSLLEYIMGRRGRVLTWRQRVNLAIGAAKGIAHLHEEVKPSIIHRDLKPSNILIGEGFEAKVSDFGLVKSGPIEDQSHVSSQIKGTPGYLDPAYCSSFHLTPFSDVYSFGVILLQLVAARPAVDTGRNNSRYHIIEWARPSLERGDVTGILDANLLSQPCNMEVMLKMGQLALRCVVKSPKQRPTMTQVWQELEEGLRVTDSNSLKPTARSGPRRSMDRETSQSFSIDGVGYQIFHVEMDSLSFQSTSLRCLDADNLSIDFDKCSLRGIEEEK from the exons ATGGGTGGATCACCGGGTTCTTCGCCGACCCCGATGCGGGCTCAGGACAAGCCTGGGCTGAGCCACTGGACGAATGTGTTGGGAGTGATGATCATAGCCATGTCCGTTCTGCTGACGGGCGTCaccttttatttcttcttcaggAGGAAGCTGCTCCCCGCCATCACGCGGCGCTGCCGTCGATGGACGACAAGCAAAG CTGGAAGTAACTTGGAAGACGAGAAGATATTGCTGAGAAGGTTCCAGCTCGAGGAACTCGTGAGGGCGACCAACAACTTCAGCAAGGAGTGCCTGGTCGGATCCGGAACTTTCGGGAATGTCTACAGAGGGACGTTCCACGACGAAGGAATGCTAGCCATCAAGAAACCTCATGCCGACTCCTACCAGAGCGTCGAAGAATTTAGGAATG AAGTGAGACTACTTTCCAAAGTTAGGCACAGGAACCTTGTCAGCTTGGTGGGTTTTTGTGAAGAACCAG GAGCAAGAGAAGCTAAGATGCTGGTTTATGAGTATGTGCCCAACGGTTCATTGCTTGAGTACATCATGG GGAGAAGAGGGAGGGTCTTGACATGGAGGCAGAGAGTCAACCTAGCCATTGGAGCAGCTAAAG GCATTGCTCATTTGCACGAAGAGGTCAAGCCGAGCATCATCCACCGCGATCTGAAACCGAGCAACATCCTCATAGGAGAAGGGTTTGAAGCCAAGGTTTCGGATTTCGGGCTCGTCAAGTCGGGGCCGATCGAGGATCAGTCGCACGTCAGTAGTCAGATCAAAGGGACACCGGGATACCTCGACCCTGCATATTGTTCCAGCTTCCATTTGACTCCGTTCAGCGACGTCTACAGTTTCGGCGTGATACTTCTGCAACTGGTCGCTGCCCGGCCTGCCGTTGACACCGGAAGGAACAACTCTAGGTATCATATTATAGAATGG GCCAGACCAAGCTTAGAAAGAGGAGACGTGACAGGAATATTGGATGCCAATCTCCTCTCACAACCGTGCAACATGGAGGTGATGTTGAAGATGGGTCAGCTTGCTCTGAGGTGCGTGGTGAAATCGCCAAAACAGCGCCCTACGATGACCCAAGTGTGGCAAGAACTAGAAGAAGGACTTCGCGTGACCGACAGCAACTCTCTTAAACCGACAGCCCGCAGCGGGCCTCGCAGATCGATGGACCGTGAGACTTCTCAGAGCTTCAGCATCGATGGGGTCGGGTATCAGATATTCCACGTGGAAATGGACAGCCTCTCATTCCAGTCCACGAGCTTGAGGTGTTTGGATGCCGACAACCTCAGCATCGACTTCGACAAATGCAGTTTAAGAGGAATAGAAGAGGAGAAGTAG
- the LOC115736313 gene encoding NEP1-interacting protein-like 1 → MEFYACPSGFRPPLASVIGDSLERVCRLCGAAVSAVVGNVFSAIFTFFFALVGTLLGAMTGALIGQETESGFVRGAAVGAISGAVFSIEVFESSLVLWHSDESGIGCLLYLIDVIVSLLSGRLVRERIGPAMLSAVQSQMGAVEPSFEEVHNIFDTGCAKGLPGDSVEKIPKITITSNDMDASGERVSCSVCLQDFQLGETVRSLPHCNHMFHLPCIDKWLFRHASCPLCRRDL, encoded by the exons ATGGAGTTCTACGCGTGTCCTTCTGGGTTTCGCCCGCCTCTCGCGTCCGTGATCGGCGATTCCCTCGAAAGGGTCTGCCGACTGTGCGGCGCCGCCGTCTCCGCCGTCGTGGGCAACGTCTTCTCTGCcatcttcaccttcttcttcgctCTGG TTGGTACCCTGTTAGGAGCCATGACTGGGGCTCTGATAGGCCAAGAGACCGAGAGCGGGTTCGTGCGAGGGGCTGCTGTCGGAGCAATTTCAGGGGCAGTCTTCTCGATTGAAGTCTTCGAGTCGTCGCTCGTTCTCTGGCATTCGGATGAATCGGGGATCGGGTGTCTCCTTTACTTG ATTGATGTCATCGTGAGCCTCTTAAGTGGGAGACTTGTTCGTGAACGGATCGGGCCAGCAATGCTAAGTGCAGTGCAAAGTCAG ATGGGTGCCGTTGAGCCAAGCTTTGAGGAGGTTCACAACATCTTTGACACGGGCTGCGCCAAGGGCTTGCCTGGAGATTCGGTTGAAAAGATCCCAAAGATAACCATCACTAGCAATGATATGGATGCTTCTGGAGAAAGGGTCTCTTGTTCAGTGTGCCTTCAG GACTTCCAGCTGGGAGAGACGGTGCGGAGCTTGCCTCACTGCAATCACATGTTCCATCTCCCATGCATCGATAAGTGGCTCTTCCGTCACGCATCCTGCCCATTATGCAGAAGGGATCTGTAA